From the genome of Armatimonadota bacterium:
CTGGTGGATGTTGTTGGAGTACGCGAGCAAGCTGGTGTGGTACCCCTTCTGGTACTGCATGGCGACCTCGATCTCCATCCCTTTGCGAACTCGCTGAAAGTAGATCGGCTTGTGCATCGGGTCGTTCTCGGCGTTCATGTCCTCGACGAGCTGCACGATGCCCTGCTTGAAGCAGAACGTCTCGTTCTGCTCCGGATCCACCTCGTCCTCGAACACGATCTTGAGGCCCGCGTTCAAGTACGCGATCTCCTTGAGGCGATGCTTGATGATGTGGCGGTCGATCTCGATCGTCGTCAGGACTTCCTTGTCGGGCAGCCAATGGATGATCGTTCCGGTTCGGTCAGAATCGCCGACTACCTCGACGGAAGACGTGGGCTTGCCGGCCGCGTAGCTCTGCCGGTACACCTTGCCGTCTCGGTGCACGGTTGCGATCAGCCACTTGGAGAGGGCGTTCGTACACGAGACGCCTACGCCGTGCAGCCCGCCCGAGACCTTGTAGCCGCTGCCGCCAAACTTGCCGCCTGCGTACAGCACGGTCATGATGACCTCGAGAGCGGACGCCTTCTCCTTCTTCATGACCCCGACTGGGATCCCCCGCCCGTTGTCGTCGACGCTGAGCGAGCCGTCCCTGTACAGCTTGACGAGGATCTCGGTGCAGTGTCCGGCCAGCGCCTCGTCGACCGAGTTGTCGAGCACCTCGCGGAACATCTGGTGCAGCCCCTTCTTGCCGTTGTCGCCGACGAACATGTCAGGGCGCTTCCGCACCGCTTCGAGCCCTTCAAGAACCTGGATGTCGGCGGCGGTATAGGCGCCTTCGATCTTCTTGTTCAGCTTCTCCTGGGTGTTCTGCTCGTTGTCCTTTTCGTCTTTGTTTTCCGGCATAGAGGTCTCTTTGACTGTGGCTTGGAAGCGGTGGTCAGACCATGCGAATTTCAGGTCGCATTCTAAAGTGGATTGTACCCTCATTTCAGGGCGATTCCGGGTTCGAATTGGGCCGATTCCGAAACCTGTTCCAGCCTGCTCGATTCCCGGGCTCGACTGACGCCCTCGGCCATAATCTGCCCGATGCCTCTGCTCGAGAGCCTGGCGCACCGGTTGCTCCTCGGCCTGCCCGCCGAGACCGCGCACAATCTGGCTCTCAAGTTCATTTCGCGGGGCCTTTCTCGCGATCGTCAAGTCCGCGGCGGAGACCTCTCGCACTCACTGTTCGGGGTGCGCTTCCCCAACCCGGTCGGTCTCGCGGCGGGGTTCGACAAAGACGCCGTGGCCGTCGAGGGTTGGAAGAGGCTCGGCTTCGGATTCGTCGAGCTCGGCACGGTGACGCGACACGCTCAGCCGGGCAACCCCAAGCCTCGGATGTTCCGACTGAAGCCGCAGCGAGCGCTGATCAACCGGCTGGGGTTCAACAACCACGGCGCGGACGCGATGGCTCGGAACTTGGAGGGCAAACAGGCCGGGATACCGCTGGGCGTGAACATCGGCAAGTCGAAGGCGACCCCGCTCGACGAAGCGCACGCTGACTACGCGTATTCGTATTCGCTTCTGAAACGGTTCGCAGACTACGTTGTCGTCAACGTATCTTCGCCGAACACGCCGGGGTTGCGCGAGCTTCAGGACAAAGACTCCCTTCGCAAGATTCTGGAGACGCTCAAGGAGATCGACCCGCGCAAGCCGCTGTTCGTCAAGATCGCGCCCGACCTGACGCCCGGTGGGATTGAAGACGTTGTCGCGGTTTCGCAGGAGATGGACCTCACCGGCATCGTCTGCACCAACACGACGGTCTCGCGCGACATGCTCCATCTTAACCCAGCTATCGAAGGCGGCCTCTCCGGCGCCCCGCTGACAGCGATGGCCGACGAAGCGCTGCGGTTCACTAAGGAGTGCGCGGGCGACTCGCTGAAACTGATCGGAGTCGGCGGGATCATGAGCGCCTCTGACGCGCGCCGAAAACTAGAGCTCGGCGCTGACCTTGTGCAGGTCTACACCGGCTGGGTGTACGGCGGCCCGGGGTTCGTCTCTGAGCTAGTGGGCTGCCTGGGAGAATGGGACATATAGGTCGTATAGGTCCTATAAGTCTTATAAGACCTATCTCTCCCCAGGCAGAACGATCCCGCGCATGATCACCCGCTGCGCGGCCAGGAAAACCAGCACCGACGGGATCGCCGCCAACGCGACCGCAGCCATCATCACCGACTTCGGCGCGATCTGCTGGAGCTGGTAGATGAACACCATCAGCGTCCAGATCTCGCGGTCCTGCGCGACCAGGAACGCGTGCAGGAACGCGCCGTACGCACCCATGAACGCCAGCAGCGCCATGTAGCCGAGCACCGGCTTGCTGAGCGGCAGCGCCAGGCGCAGCATCATGCGCGACTCGCTCGCGCCGTCGATCTGCCCGCTCTCGAACACCTCGCGCGGCAGCGAGTCGAAGAACCCCTTGAGCAGGAAGATCATATACCCGTTGGCCGCCGTCGGCAGCACCAGAGCCGCGAACGTGTTGAGCAGCCCCATGTTCTTCAGCAGCAGGAACGCCGGGATCATCGCTACCTCCGCCGGGAACGCCATCGTCGCCAGCAGGAAGATCAGAATCCGCGCGGTCGCCTTCATCGGGAACCGGGAGAGCGCGTACGCCGCCAGCGGGTTGACGATGAGCTGGGTCAGCACCGCGAGCACGCAGAAGATCACGGTGTTCCACAGCGCGCCGCCGTGCAGGGCGATGTAGTCGATCACGTACCTGTAGTTGCGACTGGACATCTCTCGCCTGACTTGGCCTCGATCGGCGTTCAACGTCGCCAGGTCGAACGCCCGCGTCGGCATCGGCTCCTTCGAGATTTGTGCCCAGAGCATCTCGGCGTTCGTAGTCCTGAATCTCTCAGGCAGCGCTTCTGCCTCGAACTCAGAGGCTTCTGGCGACGAGGCGTCCCACGGGATCTGCTCGAACTGCGCGGCCTCTCCGCGAATGCTCGCTGGAACGAGGTCGATCTGTGCGCCGTACTTGGACCGCAGGAACTCCTGGAAGATCCGCGTGGTTCGGATCGGGATTCGGAACTCGCTCGGCAGAGAACCCTTGAACCGCAGCCAGTCCTCCCACTTCCGATCCTGGCTCGGGCGCCACCCCTTTCTCTCCAGCAGTTCGTTCGGCACGGCGATCGTCTGGAACGCGCCGTTGATCTCGTTGTAGTCCGAGTTCAGCGCGTCGATGTCGCCGTCGTACTCCTCGCGCAGCCACCCCTGCCAGCGCATCGTCAACCTTCCGGTGATGTGGTTCGGCGCGTTGCGGAACCCGGCCAGCCAGAGGTCGGGAGGAAGGTCAAGCAGAAGCTGATCGTACTTGGCGACGGTGTCCGCTGAGGCGTCGGCTCCGGCGCTTGAGAACGAGATCAGCGAAAGGTCGCCGGCGTACTTGTCGTCGATGTACTTCTCAACCAGCTCCTGGTCGTCGGTCCAGAACGACGGGATGATCCGGTTGTCGTCCTGGTCGGTCGGCCCCTTGAACCCGGTCGAGACCATCATCAGGAACGGGTACAGCGTAGTGATCGCGGCCAGCGACAGCACCGCGTACAGCACCGCCATCGCAAACCGAGCCCGCGCCCCCCGCCGTCCGACTTTCCCGACTACCGGCATCCTAAGGCGATTCTGTCAGGCTCCGTGGTCTGCTGTCGCGGTCAATCAGTCAGGAACTGCACAGGACTTCCTGGCTAGTCAGCATCTTTGCGGTGCTGTCAGGTCGTCAGGCAAGCAACGACCTGACATGGTCCAGTGCCTGATCGGTCTTCTCCACCGATAAGCTGTCGAGCTTGCGAAGTGCTACAGCATCAACCATGGTCCACAGGTGCGAGGGGCGGATGTAACTGCAACCGTCTGGATCGTTCGCCATGAAATCCGCGCCGGTCGCGTCCGAGTGCCCAATTGGAATCAATGCCTGGTCATTGGGGTCATTCTGCGAACTGATCATGCAAACCAAATAGTCGGACGAACCGCCATACGCAACTTCAGCGAGAATGAGAGCTGGGCGCCGCTTTTCTCCACCCTCTTTGAGCGGGAACGGCACGACAACAATATCGCCTCTTACAAATCTGCCCATGCGGCATCCTCTTCAGATGCATTCCACACCCGAGAGAGCGCATCTTCAGACAGCAATTGGCATTCGAGGCGCTCTGATGCACTGCGCAATGCGTCAAAGTCAATTGTTATGTACACCGACTTCACCGTGATGTCGCCATCATGCTCTCCCTTTGTGACCTGACCGACAAATTCTCGGTCGGACACCTCGTCATAAAACACTGCTGCCATTTTATTTCCTCTGAGTTACCTCAAATTGGCGCATCGCCAGCAATTCGCTCTCGCAGGTCACTTCAACCGAATGTTGCCCTACGGAAGGGAACACGATACCACGGAACTCTAAGACCATATCCAACACCTGCAAAGGGCTGTCTGCCCGGATTTCGCCTTTCATCTCTAACAGCGAGGCTCCTTCCGGCTGGACGATCCGCACCATGATCTGGCATGGTTCCAAAACGTTCGTGAGGCTGATAACTACGAACATTCGATCGTGCCGCATCGGAGACTGGGAGCCGCTGATGCCGTTAAACGTGCCTATAAATGACTTGTTGCCGGTTCTTTTGTCCTCTACGACGTAGTCGCAGAGTAATAAGGCGACACACCGAGGAGACTCCGAAGCCATGCGACCTTTATTCTACAACGAATCGTCGGTGCAGATTGTTCTCGCGATTAGTCCTCCAGGTTCAAAGCCCCGCACCTTCACGTCAATTTGAGTCAACGCTTCTCGGCGTCCTTCTTCTCCTTCTCCCTGCGCCTCGCCTCTTCCTGCTTTGCCTCGTCAAGCTCCTCTTTCGGAACTTGAGCTATCTTCTCTGCGAGGTCTCTGAACTTGTCTGAGTCCGCGTTGTCGGGCATCTGTTCTCTTTCGGGTTCCATTGGGGCCCCCACGTTCTTGTAATCGACACCCCTATTGTACTAGGTTCAAGACAACCTAGCCTCCACGCTCCGAAAGCTCGATTACTGGCTCTTTTCGCGCTGGTTCAGCCAAGAAATCCACGCGTATTTGTACTGGGATAGACTCAAACCCCGTAAAAATACCAGAATCCCAGTATTTTTACCAGGTACCCAGCATTTCTAACAGGGAATACAGGGCTTGTCAGGCACGCAGATCGGCTCCCCTCCGGAGCTAGCCAAGGATGGCGAGCTGCGGGCCTTACGGAGGAAAAAAGGAAAAATGTCTTTTCGCATTAACACAAACCTTTCGGCGATGAATGCGCTCCGAAATCTCAACATGACGGGCGTACGATTGGCCACTTCGATTACCCGCCTATCGACCGGACTCAGAATCAATTCGGCAGCAGACGACCCTTCTGGCCTGATCGCATCGGAGAACTTCCGCGTGCAGATCAGCGGCGCAGACCAAGCGATCCGCAACAGCCAAGACGCCCTCAACTACACAAAAACAGCTGAAGGCGCCCTCGACGAAATATCGCGACTCATGCGAGAGGTTCGGTCTCTTGCAGTCGCATCTGCGAACACGGCGACCTTGAGCAGCTCGCAGCTCCAAGCCAACCAGACGCAGGTCCAACTCATTACTAAGTCCATCGATCGTATTGCGGAGCAAACTCAGTTCGGTCGAAAGAAGATCCTCAACGGAACGGCAGGCATCAACGCTATCGTCGTCGACTCGGTTAATATCAAGTCCCTCAACTTGGGCGGACAGATCGGTACACAGACGCTACAGCAAGACGGAGCAGTTGATGTCAACGTAACGACCGTTGCAACCAAGGCAACGCACACTGGCACGAGGACGACGGCTGCCGCCGACCTCGCGACATACGTCAACACTGCGCTCGGCGCGCCTGGCTCGTTCAGCATCAACGGCCATACGATCACCATGTCGGCATCGGAAACCTTCGGCGACATCGTATCGAGGGTGAACGAACTGTCCGGCCAGACAGGCGTAATCGCAGAGGCGATTTTCGGTGGCGGCGTCGGTCAGATCCAGTTGCGGCAGACGACGTTCGGCTCTAACTTCAAGGTCAACCTCGTCGATGCCAGCGGCATCATTCAGACGACAGCCGGCACAGCCAGCGTCGCAGGAATTGACGCAATCGCGGACGTGACTGTCAGCAACCTGACGCCAGTCACCTTCACCGCTGGCGCGAGCGGCTCCGACGGCCTGACTCTGTCCGACGTCAACGGCAACCGCGTTGTCTTGACAGTAGCCGGCAACGCGATCGCCAATCTGGTCGGCGCTGGCCAGGTCATCGTCGGCTCGGCGCAGTTCCAGATCGGCGGCAACGCAGGTCAGACGACCTCGCTCTCGATCCCGAACTTCAGCTCGAGCGCGCTCGGATTCTCGGGCATCGATCTGACGACGGCCGCAGGAGCGACAGCAGCAATCGAAATCGTCGATAATGCAATAGACGGCCTGAACCTGAAGCGCGGAGAGATCGGATCGTTCATGCGGCACGTGCTGCAGTCGAACATTCGCTCGCTCGGCGTGACAAAGGAGAACTTGATTGCGACAGAGTCGATGATTCGTGACACCGACATTGCCGAGGAGATGACCAACTTCACGAAACTACAGATTCTGCAACAGACCGGCTTGTCCGTGCTGGCGCAGGCTAACGCGGCTCCTCAGTCCGTTCTCTCTCTTCTGAGAGGCTAAATTGAAAGCCGCAATGAACGCGAAGAGACGCCCGGGGTTAACGCCCCGGGCAACCTCTCCGCAATTTGAAACCGCGTGGCGCCCGCCGCCAGAACGCATCCCCGCTTAGGGCGTCACGCATTTTCTTCTCTCTCTTTATTCTGCGGCGGTACTCTCTTCTGCCGCATGTCTCCCGTCTACCTTCCCGACGAGGCCGCCACCCGCGCGCTCGGGGCCAAGCTCGCGAGCAAGCTGACGGCCGGAGACGTGGTACTCGTTTCCGGCGTGCTCGGTGCAGGGAAGACGACTCTCGTCCGCGGTCTCTTGCAGGCGCTCGGCCACACCGAGCCGGTGCGCTCGCCGACCTTCAACCTCATCCAGATCTTCGACACAGACCCGCCCGTGATGCACGCCGACCTTTTCCGCGTGAAATCGCACACCGGGATCGGGATCGAGGACTACCTGGGCACCCACCTCTGCTTGATCGAGTGGCCTGATCGCGCCAAGGGGCTGGTTGAGCCCTCGCATAGCTGGCGCGTCGAACTGGCGTTTGCTGAGAAGGGCAGGACAGCGGTTGTCGAACCGCCCGAATTGTGACGAGCCATACTATCGGCATGCCAGTCCGGGTCGGAATGTTGAGCGTGGGGCACGTGCACGCGCCGAGCTACGTGCACTGCTTTCAAAACGCAGACGACGCCGAGTTCGTCGGTTTCTGGGACAAGGACTCTGCGCTGGCATCGAAGTTCGGAAGCGACTTCGACTGTAAGCCCTGGAAAGACCGCGACGCGCTGATCGACGCCTGCGACGCGGTAGTGATCGCAGGCGAGAACCTCGACCACGCCGAACTGATCGAAGCGGCCTGCACCAAGGGCAACGCGATGCTCTGCGAAAAGCCGCTCGCCGCAACCCGAGACCAGAGCGACCGGATCAGAGCGGCCGTGAACGACAGCGGCGTGATCCTGATGACCGCGTTCCCCTGCTCGTTCTCCCCGGCGTTCGAGAGCGCGATCGCCAAGATCAAAAGCGGCGACATCGGCAAGGTGCTGAGCGTCTGCGCGACCAACCACGGCCAGTGCCCCGGCGGCTGGTTCGTCGAGAAGCACAAGTCAGGCGGCGGCGCGATGGTGGACCACGTCGTTCACGTCGCCAACCTGCTCGAAATCCTGCTCGGCGAGCAACCAATAAAGGTACAAGCGGTCACAGGGAACAACAGACACGGCGAAACGTGGGAGGACAGCGCGATGCTGAGCCTTCAGTACGCCAGCGGCGTGTTCGCCACGCTGGATTCAAGCTGGTCGCGGCCGG
Proteins encoded in this window:
- a CDS encoding carbohydrate ABC transporter permease, with amino-acid sequence MPVVGKVGRRGARARFAMAVLYAVLSLAAITTLYPFLMMVSTGFKGPTDQDDNRIIPSFWTDDQELVEKYIDDKYAGDLSLISFSSAGADASADTVAKYDQLLLDLPPDLWLAGFRNAPNHITGRLTMRWQGWLREEYDGDIDALNSDYNEINGAFQTIAVPNELLERKGWRPSQDRKWEDWLRFKGSLPSEFRIPIRTTRIFQEFLRSKYGAQIDLVPASIRGEAAQFEQIPWDASSPEASEFEAEALPERFRTTNAEMLWAQISKEPMPTRAFDLATLNADRGQVRREMSSRNYRYVIDYIALHGGALWNTVIFCVLAVLTQLIVNPLAAYALSRFPMKATARILIFLLATMAFPAEVAMIPAFLLLKNMGLLNTFAALVLPTAANGYMIFLLKGFFDSLPREVFESGQIDGASESRMMLRLALPLSKPVLGYMALLAFMGAYGAFLHAFLVAQDREIWTLMVFIYQLQQIAPKSVMMAAVALAAIPSVLVFLAAQRVIMRGIVLPGER
- a CDS encoding Gfo/Idh/MocA family oxidoreductase, with translation MPVRVGMLSVGHVHAPSYVHCFQNADDAEFVGFWDKDSALASKFGSDFDCKPWKDRDALIDACDAVVIAGENLDHAELIEAACTKGNAMLCEKPLAATRDQSDRIRAAVNDSGVILMTAFPCSFSPAFESAIAKIKSGDIGKVLSVCATNHGQCPGGWFVEKHKSGGGAMVDHVVHVANLLEILLGEQPIKVQAVTGNNRHGETWEDSAMLSLQYASGVFATLDSSWSRPDAYKTWGDVTMKIVGEKGVLELDLFSQALDRYQQDGTQHSTLSYGTNLDQLMVNEFLRAVREQDAPKTGLVAGLSASRVFLAAYESATIGAPVAV
- the tsaE gene encoding tRNA (adenosine(37)-N6)-threonylcarbamoyltransferase complex ATPase subunit type 1 TsaE; the encoded protein is MSPVYLPDEAATRALGAKLASKLTAGDVVLVSGVLGAGKTTLVRGLLQALGHTEPVRSPTFNLIQIFDTDPPVMHADLFRVKSHTGIGIEDYLGTHLCLIEWPDRAKGLVEPSHSWRVELAFAEKGRTAVVEPPEL
- a CDS encoding quinone-dependent dihydroorotate dehydrogenase — protein: MPLLESLAHRLLLGLPAETAHNLALKFISRGLSRDRQVRGGDLSHSLFGVRFPNPVGLAAGFDKDAVAVEGWKRLGFGFVELGTVTRHAQPGNPKPRMFRLKPQRALINRLGFNNHGADAMARNLEGKQAGIPLGVNIGKSKATPLDEAHADYAYSYSLLKRFADYVVVNVSSPNTPGLRELQDKDSLRKILETLKEIDPRKPLFVKIAPDLTPGGIEDVVAVSQEMDLTGIVCTNTTVSRDMLHLNPAIEGGLSGAPLTAMADEALRFTKECAGDSLKLIGVGGIMSASDARRKLELGADLVQVYTGWVYGGPGFVSELVGCLGEWDI
- a CDS encoding type II toxin-antitoxin system PemK/MazF family toxin — protein: MGRFVRGDIVVVPFPLKEGGEKRRPALILAEVAYGGSSDYLVCMISSQNDPNDQALIPIGHSDATGADFMANDPDGCSYIRPSHLWTMVDAVALRKLDSLSVEKTDQALDHVRSLLA